One region of Salinirubrum litoreum genomic DNA includes:
- a CDS encoding S8 family peptidase, which produces MVNFARRSLLKGLAAATSLSAMGVASAADGRDQFVVTTRGGNAERRLEAAGATVLDSIAGGRVLLVAADSATTADVNGVRSVDPNRGYRPVGPAKRSTEESLDEDFAAIQWDKQADTTGAFEAHDTATGDGRDVAIIDTGIDTEHPDLRNAIGRGQLFRADGVVSPDGGPRVDGDVTVPARLPDGPEIASYVYLGAPAIREQAAGDDVDSHGSHCAGIATAKHDDTSAGEDFGIAGMAPDAEVVPLRVFYWKELAGYPYDMDDDGEEESVTVTTLWTTDYDILAAIDYAADIGVDAANMSLGGGVVKGSAHNTGEHVAYQTVIQSAVRRGTVVTTSAGNADADLQHEGYYTLPNSVPGSISVSATGPNNERVFYSNYGTSDIDVGAPGGGYETLEKTLADDTDWPYPLNLVYSTVPPDLNDGTAYAWYAGTSMAAPQVAGLVALLREVDPDLSAKRVQSIIENTARFSRGKSSADLGAGVIHAPSALDRASK; this is translated from the coding sequence ATGGTAAATTTTGCCAGAAGATCGCTGCTGAAAGGACTCGCTGCTGCAACTAGTCTCTCGGCGATGGGCGTCGCCAGTGCGGCCGACGGCCGCGATCAGTTCGTCGTCACTACCCGTGGCGGCAACGCCGAACGACGACTCGAAGCCGCCGGCGCGACGGTCCTCGACAGCATCGCCGGTGGTCGTGTCCTCCTCGTCGCCGCCGACTCGGCGACCACGGCCGACGTGAACGGTGTGCGGAGCGTCGATCCGAATCGAGGCTATCGCCCGGTCGGCCCCGCCAAGCGGTCCACGGAGGAGTCGTTGGACGAGGACTTCGCGGCGATCCAGTGGGACAAACAGGCCGACACGACCGGTGCCTTCGAGGCCCACGACACCGCGACCGGCGACGGTCGGGACGTGGCGATCATCGACACCGGTATCGACACCGAACACCCGGACCTCCGGAACGCGATCGGACGCGGGCAACTGTTCCGTGCCGACGGTGTCGTCTCGCCCGACGGTGGGCCCAGAGTCGACGGCGACGTGACGGTGCCGGCGCGCCTCCCCGACGGACCGGAGATCGCTTCGTACGTCTACCTCGGCGCGCCGGCGATCCGCGAACAGGCGGCCGGCGACGACGTAGACTCACACGGGAGCCACTGTGCCGGCATCGCCACGGCGAAACACGACGACACCTCGGCGGGCGAGGACTTCGGCATCGCCGGGATGGCCCCCGACGCCGAGGTGGTCCCCCTGCGCGTCTTCTACTGGAAGGAACTCGCCGGCTACCCCTACGACATGGACGACGACGGCGAGGAGGAGTCGGTGACGGTCACGACGCTGTGGACGACCGACTACGACATCCTCGCGGCGATCGACTACGCGGCCGACATCGGCGTCGACGCGGCGAACATGAGCCTCGGCGGCGGCGTGGTGAAGGGGTCGGCCCACAACACCGGTGAACACGTCGCCTACCAGACCGTCATCCAGTCGGCCGTCCGGCGCGGCACGGTCGTCACGACCAGCGCCGGCAACGCCGACGCGGACCTCCAGCACGAGGGGTACTACACGCTCCCGAACAGCGTCCCCGGATCGATCAGTGTCTCGGCCACGGGCCCGAACAACGAGCGCGTCTTCTACTCGAACTACGGCACCAGCGACATCGACGTGGGCGCGCCCGGCGGCGGCTACGAGACGCTGGAGAAGACGCTCGCGGACGACACCGACTGGCCCTACCCGCTCAACCTCGTCTACTCGACGGTGCCGCCGGACCTCAACGACGGGACCGCCTACGCCTGGTACGCCGGTACCTCGATGGCCGCCCCGCAGGTGGCTGGCCTCGTCGCGCTCCTCCGCGAGGTGGACCCCGATCTGAGCGCGAAGCGGGTCCAGTCGATCATCGAGAACACCGCCCGTTTCAGTAGAGGCAAGAGCAGCGCCGACCTGGGTGCCGGCGTGATCCACGCGCCCTCGGCGCTGGACCGCGCGAGCAAGTGA
- a CDS encoding nitrite/sulfite reductase — MPTDVENWKSEVYGNEIREHLFRFAEEGWEAIPDDEHDAWFERFKWWGLYHQRNGQESYFMLRIGTPNGVLKPGQAEVVADIADEYARGPVENPIFGNGWVDWTTRQSIQLHWINIEDVPDIFERLESVGLSAQQACGDSWRNIVGCPVAGKDKHEHVDALPVAEGLHETYKGHEEHSNLPRKWKVAVTGCREGCGQGDINDLAFEPATKQIDGEAVRGFNVNVGGGLARNEPRLARELDVFVTPEEASEVGGAISALFRDYGDREDRYSARMKFLVDEMGTEEIRETLQDEYVDFELRTAGEDLRSDYSYNSGRATGGHSDHVGVHEQADGNYYVGLNVLVGRMGVEDTQELARLADEYGSGEVRVTQRQNVIVTDVPEADLDDLLAEPLLDDYSPDPHPFMRGSVACTGSEFCSLSIVETKNRQVRYARWLKEHVDLPDGIEDFHVHLSGCTASCAQPQIADVSLRGMKTRKDGEAVEALDIGLGGGLGENPQFADWVTQRVPVDEVPGAIKNLLANFEDRREGSESFRDFVERTDEETLADLVEPEETSYDDPMMHNTKLTWYPYADEDDMSASPAPTAADGSPIEPADD, encoded by the coding sequence ATGCCGACCGACGTCGAAAACTGGAAGTCAGAGGTCTACGGGAACGAGATCAGGGAGCATCTCTTTCGGTTCGCAGAGGAGGGGTGGGAGGCGATCCCCGACGACGAGCACGACGCGTGGTTCGAGCGGTTCAAGTGGTGGGGGCTGTACCACCAGCGAAACGGCCAGGAGAGCTACTTCATGCTGCGGATCGGGACGCCGAACGGCGTCCTGAAGCCGGGCCAGGCCGAGGTCGTCGCCGACATCGCCGACGAGTACGCTCGCGGGCCGGTCGAGAATCCGATCTTCGGCAACGGCTGGGTCGACTGGACGACCCGCCAGTCGATCCAACTCCACTGGATCAACATCGAGGACGTGCCGGACATCTTCGAGCGACTCGAATCCGTGGGCCTCTCGGCCCAGCAGGCCTGCGGCGACTCCTGGCGCAACATCGTCGGCTGTCCGGTCGCCGGCAAGGACAAACACGAACACGTCGACGCCTTGCCGGTCGCGGAGGGCCTCCACGAGACGTACAAGGGCCACGAGGAGCACTCGAACCTCCCCCGGAAGTGGAAGGTCGCCGTGACCGGATGCAGAGAAGGCTGTGGCCAGGGGGACATCAACGACCTCGCCTTCGAACCGGCGACGAAGCAGATCGACGGCGAGGCCGTCCGCGGCTTCAACGTCAACGTCGGCGGCGGCCTCGCGCGAAACGAACCACGCCTCGCCCGCGAACTCGACGTGTTCGTCACCCCCGAGGAGGCAAGCGAGGTCGGCGGTGCCATCTCGGCGCTGTTCCGTGACTACGGCGACCGCGAAGACCGGTACAGCGCCCGGATGAAGTTCCTCGTCGACGAGATGGGCACCGAGGAGATCCGCGAGACCCTACAGGACGAGTACGTGGACTTCGAGCTGCGCACTGCCGGTGAGGACCTCCGCAGTGACTACTCGTACAACTCGGGCCGCGCGACCGGCGGCCACTCGGATCACGTCGGCGTCCACGAACAGGCGGACGGCAACTACTACGTCGGCCTGAACGTCCTCGTCGGCCGGATGGGCGTCGAGGACACGCAGGAACTCGCCCGCCTCGCCGACGAGTACGGCTCCGGCGAGGTGCGCGTCACCCAGCGCCAGAACGTCATCGTGACCGACGTGCCCGAGGCGGACCTCGACGACCTGCTCGCGGAACCCCTGCTCGACGACTACTCGCCGGACCCACACCCGTTCATGCGCGGATCGGTCGCCTGCACCGGCTCCGAGTTCTGCTCGCTCTCTATCGTGGAGACGAAGAACCGGCAGGTGCGCTACGCGCGCTGGCTGAAAGAGCACGTCGACCTGCCCGACGGTATCGAGGACTTCCACGTCCACCTCTCGGGCTGTACCGCCTCCTGTGCCCAGCCACAGATCGCGGACGTGAGCCTTCGAGGGATGAAGACCCGGAAGGACGGCGAGGCGGTCGAGGCGCTGGACATCGGTCTCGGCGGCGGCCTCGGCGAGAACCCGCAGTTCGCCGACTGGGTGACGCAGCGCGTGCCAGTCGACGAGGTGCCGGGCGCGATCAAGAACCTGCTCGCCAACTTCGAGGACCGCCGCGAGGGGAGTGAAAGCTTCCGGGACTTCGTGGAGCGTACCGACGAGGAGACGCTCGCGGACCTCGTGGAACCCGAGGAGACGAGCTACGACGACCCGATGATGCACAACACGAAGCTGACGTGGTACCCCTACGCCGACGAGGACGACATGAGTGCGAGTCCCGCCCCGACCGCGGCCGACGGGAGTCCCATCGAACCCGCCGACGACTGA
- a CDS encoding potassium channel family protein has translation MDPGEVEYEPVSVKELLAEMKDTAELLIDLAYSAVLHRSDDIAAEVLALEERMEILQLRARMSLLMAARTPDDAEELAPVLGMVGAAEKIADAAADIAKIVLEDIGLPDAMREALPEAIETVVRAEIAPDSDYAGHTLADLNLETDTGVRVIAIRRDGDWITNPDHATDLRAGDVTLLRGVEDGIAAVYERATGTEYEPPVAVDSTIEDLDRAVDSIVLMKNMSELAVDLAYGAVLFDSEGVAEEVAELEAEVDALESRFEAWTLRAAARVDDPISLRGLMHLAGSTEVISDAAVEISEGVLRGLDAHPVVAAAVEESDEIIVRMAVESGSRLADRTLADEMVKTETGMRVIAVKRPGNEWVVSPGPTTALHAGDLLIAKGTRAGAERLSRLVGDPQTFE, from the coding sequence ATGGACCCCGGCGAGGTGGAGTACGAACCGGTCAGCGTCAAGGAACTCTTAGCGGAGATGAAAGACACCGCCGAACTGCTGATCGACCTCGCGTACTCCGCCGTGCTCCACCGGAGCGACGACATCGCGGCCGAGGTGCTCGCCCTCGAAGAGCGCATGGAGATCCTCCAACTCCGGGCGCGGATGAGCCTGCTCATGGCCGCCCGGACGCCCGACGACGCCGAGGAACTCGCGCCCGTACTGGGGATGGTCGGCGCGGCCGAGAAGATCGCCGACGCCGCCGCCGACATCGCCAAGATCGTCTTAGAGGACATCGGCCTCCCCGACGCGATGCGCGAGGCGCTCCCCGAGGCCATCGAGACGGTCGTCCGTGCCGAGATCGCCCCCGACTCCGACTACGCCGGGCACACCCTCGCCGACCTCAACCTGGAGACCGACACCGGCGTCCGGGTGATCGCCATCCGGCGCGACGGCGACTGGATCACGAACCCCGACCACGCGACCGACCTCCGGGCCGGCGACGTGACGCTCCTCCGGGGCGTCGAGGACGGCATCGCGGCCGTCTACGAACGCGCCACTGGAACCGAGTACGAACCCCCGGTCGCGGTCGACTCGACCATCGAGGACCTCGACCGCGCCGTCGACTCCATCGTCCTGATGAAGAACATGAGCGAACTCGCGGTCGACCTGGCCTACGGCGCGGTGCTGTTCGACAGCGAAGGGGTCGCCGAGGAGGTCGCCGAATTAGAGGCCGAGGTCGACGCACTCGAATCCCGGTTCGAGGCGTGGACGCTCAGGGCGGCCGCCCGCGTGGACGACCCCATCTCCCTGCGGGGGCTGATGCACCTGGCCGGGTCGACCGAGGTGATCTCCGACGCCGCCGTGGAGATCAGCGAGGGCGTCCTCCGGGGGTTGGACGCCCACCCGGTCGTCGCCGCCGCGGTCGAGGAGTCCGACGAGATCATCGTCCGCATGGCGGTCGAGTCGGGATCACGACTCGCGGACCGCACGCTGGCCGACGAGATGGTGAAGACCGAGACCGGGATGCGCGTCATCGCCGTCAAGCGCCCCGGCAACGAGTGGGTCGTCTCGCCCGGTCCGACCACCGCACTCCACGCCGGCGACCTGCTGATCGCCAAGGGGACGCGGGCCGGCGCGGAGCGACTGAGCAGATTGGTCGGCGACCCGCAGACGTTCGAGTAG
- a CDS encoding prefoldin subunit beta translates to MQGSLPPEAQEKLEELQDLQETAQKVSAQKQQAETTLSESQSALEALEDIDEDTQMYREVGELLVSTDYESAHDDLQDKVDTLEIRVEQLGKQEERVEEQFESLQQELQQMLQGGAGGGPMGPGGAGGA, encoded by the coding sequence ATGCAGGGTAGTCTACCACCGGAAGCACAGGAGAAGCTCGAAGAACTGCAGGACCTCCAGGAGACGGCCCAGAAGGTCTCCGCACAGAAACAGCAGGCCGAGACGACGCTCTCGGAGTCGCAGTCCGCGCTGGAAGCCCTCGAGGACATCGACGAGGACACCCAGATGTACCGCGAGGTCGGCGAACTCCTCGTCTCGACCGACTACGAGTCGGCCCACGACGACCTCCAGGACAAGGTCGACACGCTCGAGATCCGCGTCGAGCAGCTCGGCAAACAGGAGGAGCGCGTCGAAGAGCAGTTCGAGAGCCTCCAGCAGGAGCTCCAGCAGATGCTCCAGGGCGGTGCCGGCGGCGGCCCGATGGGTCCGGGCGGCGCAGGCGGCGCGTAA
- a CDS encoding extracellular solute-binding protein — MRRRSVLRGVGRAGSAGVLATVGTAGCLGGESLSVLSAGSLALTVGEGVAPAFRRETGTEVRSEFHGSAAVVRFVRESVKRPDVVISADAGLLRRRLRPEFTDWDVTVASNALCLTAAPESTVAERLRAGEPWYDVLAEATGPVARSDADVDPLGYRTLHAFDLAADYYGEPWIPETLRRETVVDPQEAHLLAGVETGERVAALCYRNMAVERDLPVFELPPALNFADPARAEQYARASYTLPDGTVVRGSPVVYAATVLSAADNPASGREFVRFLLDSADLLREYGLTVPSSVPHRSGRVPPEVVP; from the coding sequence GTGCGCAGACGTTCGGTGTTACGTGGGGTCGGACGCGCCGGGAGCGCCGGTGTCCTCGCCACGGTCGGGACCGCCGGCTGTCTCGGCGGGGAGTCCCTCTCGGTGCTGTCGGCCGGGAGTCTCGCACTGACGGTCGGCGAGGGTGTGGCCCCGGCGTTCCGCCGGGAGACCGGCACCGAGGTCCGGAGCGAGTTTCACGGATCGGCCGCTGTCGTCCGGTTCGTTCGAGAGAGTGTCAAGCGACCGGACGTGGTGATCAGCGCGGACGCCGGCCTCCTGCGCCGGAGACTGCGGCCCGAGTTCACCGACTGGGACGTGACGGTCGCCTCGAACGCGCTGTGTCTCACCGCCGCCCCGGAGTCGACGGTCGCCGAGCGACTCCGGGCCGGCGAGCCGTGGTACGACGTACTGGCCGAGGCGACGGGACCGGTCGCCCGGAGCGACGCCGACGTGGACCCGCTGGGCTACCGGACACTCCACGCCTTCGACCTCGCGGCCGACTACTACGGCGAACCGTGGATTCCCGAGACCCTCCGCCGAGAGACGGTCGTCGATCCACAGGAGGCCCACCTCCTGGCAGGCGTCGAGACCGGCGAACGCGTGGCCGCACTCTGCTACCGCAACATGGCCGTCGAGCGCGACCTACCGGTCTTCGAACTCCCGCCGGCGCTGAACTTCGCGGACCCGGCCCGCGCCGAGCAGTACGCTCGCGCCAGCTACACCCTGCCGGACGGAACCGTGGTCAGGGGGTCGCCGGTGGTGTACGCCGCGACGGTCCTCTCGGCGGCAGACAACCCCGCCAGTGGCCGTGAGTTCGTCCGATTCCTGCTGGACTCGGCGGACCTGCTCCGGGAGTACGGGCTGACGGTGCCGTCGAGTGTGCCGCATCGGAGTGGCCGGGTGCCGCCGGAGGTGGTGCCGTGA
- a CDS encoding ABC transporter permease, which translates to MSVSVPEFARMRAVGGRVRALCEWIRSSVTLGETPRPFLLLAVVFVVSLSYPLVAFLGRAGGLSAEAFTDPALVSAAQYSLATAPAATLLATAFGVPLAYVLARASFPGKLAVEALVALPLVVPPVVAGVMLLTGVGHGSVVGSLASAVGLPLTDSYLGIVLAQTFVAGPFLVVTARAGFAGVDERLEEASRTLGRGRWGTFRRVSLPLARGHVLAGIVLTFARAVGEFGATMLTAYTPHTLPTQIWVAFLSRGVTATVPLVVLLLVIGGSVVVAVQASGRGLWQ; encoded by the coding sequence GTGAGCGTCTCGGTGCCGGAGTTCGCTCGGATGCGCGCGGTCGGCGGGCGGGTCCGGGCGCTCTGTGAGTGGATTCGGTCGAGCGTGACACTCGGCGAGACGCCCCGGCCGTTTCTCCTGCTCGCGGTCGTCTTCGTCGTCTCGCTGTCGTACCCACTCGTCGCGTTTCTGGGGCGTGCAGGTGGGCTGTCGGCCGAGGCGTTCACCGATCCGGCGCTGGTCTCGGCGGCACAGTACTCGCTGGCGACCGCGCCGGCCGCGACGCTGCTGGCGACCGCCTTCGGCGTCCCGCTGGCGTACGTGCTCGCGCGGGCGTCGTTCCCCGGCAAACTGGCCGTCGAGGCGCTGGTTGCGCTCCCACTCGTCGTCCCGCCGGTGGTCGCCGGCGTGATGCTCCTGACCGGCGTCGGTCACGGCTCCGTGGTGGGATCGCTGGCGTCTGCGGTCGGGCTTCCACTGACGGACAGCTACCTCGGCATCGTACTGGCACAGACGTTCGTCGCCGGGCCGTTTCTGGTCGTCACCGCCCGGGCGGGCTTCGCCGGGGTCGACGAGCGACTGGAGGAGGCGAGTCGGACCCTCGGGCGCGGGCGCTGGGGAACCTTCCGGCGGGTGAGTCTCCCCCTGGCGCGGGGTCACGTCCTCGCCGGCATCGTGTTGACCTTCGCCCGCGCAGTCGGGGAGTTCGGTGCGACGATGCTGACCGCGTACACGCCGCACACGCTCCCGACGCAGATCTGGGTCGCGTTTCTCTCGCGGGGTGTGACAGCGACGGTTCCGCTCGTGGTGTTGTTGCTGGTGATCGGCGGGAGCGTGGTGGTGGCAGTGCAGGCGAGTGGGCGGGGACTCTGGCAGTGA
- a CDS encoding HVO_0649 family zinc finger protein, producing the protein MSVPRRGSTSLDRLRAYYEGRETRCLSCGHEDTDGGWRVRTTGGVVRYEHTCPSCGVTESRTLRLRRE; encoded by the coding sequence ATGTCAGTCCCGAGGCGTGGCTCGACCTCGCTGGACCGGCTTCGCGCGTACTACGAGGGACGAGAGACGCGGTGTCTCTCCTGCGGACACGAGGACACCGACGGCGGGTGGCGGGTGCGCACGACCGGCGGCGTGGTTCGCTACGAACACACCTGTCCGAGTTGCGGCGTGACCGAGTCGCGGACGCTCAGACTCCGACGCGAGTGA
- a CDS encoding DUF3194 domain-containing protein: MTTGDSTDESGDASDPTDEEVVRTAAEAAEGVIFARYKQSEVDDFDVTVTFEDGVLDVDVYLNAPETADGTDAEAVADEAARTARDAVDDLFGE, encoded by the coding sequence ATGACGACCGGCGACAGCACCGACGAGTCGGGTGACGCGAGTGACCCGACCGACGAAGAGGTCGTCCGCACCGCCGCCGAGGCGGCCGAGGGCGTCATCTTCGCGCGGTACAAACAGTCCGAGGTCGACGACTTCGACGTGACCGTCACCTTCGAGGACGGCGTACTCGACGTGGACGTGTACCTCAACGCGCCCGAGACCGCCGACGGCACCGACGCCGAGGCGGTCGCCGACGAGGCCGCTCGCACGGCCCGCGACGCCGTGGACGACCTGTTCGGCGAGTAA
- a CDS encoding MBL fold metallo-hydrolase produces MAIGDVFEVTEGDCTDLYYLDTGMYDTEQYGSVYILDAERPAVVDTGIGTNHELLFDALDEVGIGEDELEFILPTHVHLDHAGGAGFLAERYPNATVLTHDIGVPHLIDPSRLVAGTKAAVDEQWQYYVEPKPVPEDRIEGIEGGDSIDLGDRTLDVLHAPGHAPHQTIFHDDGDDVVFTADAAGIFVPQTGRVRQTTPPSQFDLDQCLTDAETIVQRDPEVLCFGHFGPVHYSEDLLSGYKRTLVEWVEAVREKRDELADDEAVIEYFVEHSRMVEVWGAEKARAEERLNTKGVLGYLNHAED; encoded by the coding sequence ATGGCTATCGGCGACGTCTTCGAAGTCACCGAGGGGGACTGCACCGACCTCTACTACCTCGACACCGGGATGTACGACACCGAGCAGTACGGCTCTGTCTACATCCTCGACGCCGAGCGCCCGGCGGTCGTGGACACCGGCATCGGCACGAACCACGAGTTGCTGTTCGACGCCTTAGACGAGGTGGGCATCGGCGAGGACGAGTTGGAGTTCATCCTCCCGACGCACGTCCACCTCGACCACGCGGGCGGCGCGGGCTTCCTCGCGGAGCGATACCCGAACGCCACCGTGCTGACCCACGACATCGGCGTCCCGCACCTGATCGATCCCTCCCGCCTCGTCGCCGGCACGAAGGCCGCCGTCGACGAGCAGTGGCAGTACTACGTCGAACCGAAGCCGGTGCCGGAAGATCGAATCGAGGGCATCGAGGGCGGGGACAGCATCGACCTCGGCGACCGGACGCTGGACGTGCTCCACGCGCCGGGCCACGCCCCGCACCAGACCATCTTCCACGACGACGGCGACGACGTGGTGTTCACCGCCGACGCCGCCGGCATCTTCGTCCCGCAGACCGGTCGCGTCCGGCAGACGACCCCGCCCTCGCAGTTCGACCTCGACCAGTGTCTCACGGACGCCGAGACGATCGTCCAGCGCGACCCCGAGGTGCTGTGTTTCGGTCACTTCGGGCCGGTCCACTACAGCGAGGACCTGCTGTCGGGCTACAAGCGCACCCTCGTCGAGTGGGTCGAAGCGGTCCGCGAGAAACGCGACGAATTGGCCGACGACGAGGCCGTCATCGAGTACTTCGTCGAGCACAGCCGGATGGTCGAGGTGTGGGGCGCAGAGAAGGCCCGCGCCGAGGAGCGCCTGAACACGAAGGGCGTGCTGGGCTATCTGAACCACGCCGAGGACTGA
- a CDS encoding DUF7119 family protein gives MPDERDVTPPADRADRAEPVGEPVVRADPAVTGEWADRAVEFDPDDTESVALAAETVAAFADNEVGATDNVYMLRGAAACAALVRAEGSYKSAAEQAGGDASVAFIRKWARVHDLPQSIRRHVARGEIAPTAAKHIARVSGEARFALAWAVLDADLTVREVRQLASSVNEGASVEDALREQGTEPGRVAVSLPPDAYRELRRRASLENVDPGAVVTDALSEYFDDE, from the coding sequence ATGCCAGACGAGCGTGACGTGACCCCGCCTGCGGACCGCGCCGACCGCGCCGAACCGGTCGGTGAGCCGGTCGTCCGCGCCGATCCGGCGGTGACGGGCGAGTGGGCGGACCGGGCCGTCGAGTTCGACCCGGACGACACAGAGAGCGTCGCGCTGGCCGCCGAGACGGTCGCGGCCTTCGCGGACAACGAGGTCGGCGCGACCGACAACGTCTACATGTTGCGCGGGGCGGCCGCCTGTGCCGCCCTCGTCCGCGCTGAAGGCTCCTACAAGTCGGCCGCAGAACAGGCCGGCGGGGACGCCTCGGTGGCGTTCATCCGGAAGTGGGCGCGGGTACACGACCTCCCGCAGTCGATCCGGCGGCACGTCGCGCGCGGCGAGATCGCCCCGACCGCCGCGAAACACATCGCCCGCGTCTCCGGCGAGGCACGGTTCGCGCTCGCGTGGGCGGTGCTGGACGCCGACCTGACGGTCCGGGAGGTCCGCCAACTCGCCAGTAGCGTCAACGAGGGTGCGTCGGTCGAGGACGCCCTCCGCGAGCAGGGGACCGAACCGGGTCGGGTCGCGGTCTCGCTCCCCCCGGACGCCTACCGCGAACTCCGGCGGCGGGCCTCCCTGGAGAACGTCGATCCCGGCGCGGTCGTCACCGACGCCCTCAGCGAGTACTTCGACGACGAGTGA
- a CDS encoding VOC family protein — MTDEPVTADRPDSPIRTTGTDHVTIWGSNAADTIDFYRDLLGMPLVLRQPNLDDPSQTHLFFDTGDGRILTVFVSDERPSQRQQRVGVGGVHHLCFSIEPDDFEDVARALDEDGRGYNVFDRGIFYSLYTRDNNGLVIELSADKYDVPDDRRGEVLATAQRIREDDGAEYAEDEHLAQALEELGLDATPADLPEAPSGAAGVGE, encoded by the coding sequence ATGACAGACGAACCAGTCACTGCGGACCGACCGGACAGTCCGATCCGGACCACCGGCACCGACCACGTCACCATCTGGGGGAGCAACGCCGCAGACACCATCGACTTCTACCGCGACCTGCTGGGGATGCCACTCGTCCTCCGGCAACCGAACCTCGACGACCCGAGCCAGACCCACCTCTTCTTCGACACCGGCGACGGCCGCATCCTGACCGTCTTCGTCAGCGACGAGCGCCCGTCACAGCGCCAACAGCGCGTCGGCGTCGGCGGCGTCCACCACCTCTGTTTCAGCATCGAACCGGACGACTTCGAGGACGTGGCGCGCGCACTGGACGAGGACGGTCGCGGCTACAACGTCTTCGACCGGGGCATCTTCTACTCGCTGTACACGCGGGACAACAACGGCCTCGTGATCGAACTCTCGGCGGACAAGTACGACGTCCCGGACGACCGCCGGGGCGAGGTGCTGGCGACCGCCCAGCGCATCCGCGAGGACGACGGGGCCGAGTACGCCGAGGACGAACATCTCGCGCAGGCGCTGGAGGAACTCGGTCTCGACGCGACCCCGGCCGACCTGCCGGAGGCACCCAGCGGCGCGGCCGGCGTCGGCGAGTGA